One window from the genome of Dyella sp. A6 encodes:
- the queA gene encoding tRNA preQ1(34) S-adenosylmethionine ribosyltransferase-isomerase QueA, translated as MKKSDFDFDLPPELIAQAPLPERSASRLLLLDVPAQSRQDRLFRDLPGFLRPGDLLVFNDTRVLPARLYGRKDTGGAVEILIERVTGAHEAVVQLGVSKKPREGGRIELADGSHATVLGRDEGFFRLRFEAPEPLEKLLLKLGEMPLPPYIERHADAADMERYQTVYAREPGAVAAPTAGLHFDEPLLAALRERGVDFGYVTLHVGAGTFQPVRADDISQHHMHSEWLNVGAGLIEKIHRTRAAGGRVIAVGTTVVRALESATVDGQLHPFAGETQIFIFPGYRITSIDGLITNFHLPQSTLLMLVSALAGREFMLDAYRHAVEQRYRFFSYGDAMLILPQGV; from the coding sequence TTGAAGAAGTCCGATTTCGATTTCGACCTGCCTCCCGAGCTGATTGCCCAGGCGCCGTTGCCGGAGCGGTCCGCCAGTCGCCTGCTGCTGCTCGACGTGCCGGCGCAGTCGCGGCAGGACCGGCTTTTCCGCGATTTGCCGGGGTTCCTGCGGCCTGGCGATCTGCTGGTGTTCAACGACACCCGCGTCCTGCCGGCCCGGCTGTACGGGCGCAAGGACACTGGCGGCGCGGTCGAGATCCTGATCGAGCGTGTGACCGGTGCGCACGAGGCGGTAGTGCAGCTGGGGGTCAGCAAGAAGCCCAGGGAAGGCGGTCGCATCGAGCTGGCCGATGGTAGCCACGCCACCGTGCTGGGGCGTGACGAAGGCTTTTTCCGGCTGCGTTTCGAAGCGCCCGAGCCGCTCGAGAAGCTGCTGCTGAAGCTGGGTGAGATGCCGCTGCCGCCGTATATCGAGCGGCACGCCGACGCGGCCGACATGGAGCGCTACCAGACCGTCTACGCACGCGAGCCCGGCGCGGTGGCCGCGCCGACCGCCGGCCTGCATTTCGATGAGCCGCTGCTGGCCGCGCTGCGCGAGCGCGGGGTGGATTTCGGTTACGTGACCCTGCACGTGGGCGCCGGCACGTTCCAGCCGGTGCGGGCGGACGACATCAGCCAGCACCACATGCACAGCGAGTGGCTCAACGTGGGGGCGGGGCTGATCGAGAAGATCCACCGTACCCGTGCGGCCGGCGGCAGGGTCATTGCGGTCGGCACCACTGTAGTGCGCGCGCTGGAGAGCGCGACCGTCGATGGCCAGTTGCATCCGTTCGCGGGCGAAACGCAGATCTTCATCTTCCCCGGCTACCGCATCACCAGCATCGACGGCCTGATTACCAACTTCCACCTGCCGCAGTCGACCCTGCTGATGCTGGTTTCGGCGCTGGCCGGACGCGAGTTCATGCTCGACGCCTATCGTCATGCGGTCGAGCAGCGCTACCGGTTCTTTTCCTATGGCGATGCCATGCTGATCCTGCCGCAAGGCGTCTGA